A genomic window from Silene latifolia isolate original U9 population chromosome Y, ASM4854445v1, whole genome shotgun sequence includes:
- the LOC141633499 gene encoding subtilisin-like protease SBT1.5, which produces MLTSTHLHFLITFILQLSFLTTINTFPTSSKLEQRTFIIQVNHLTKPLIFRTHHHWYQSTLNSLDSANVKTLLHTYSTIFHGFSARLTNSEANKLSKLPYIITLIPEQVRATHTTRSPQFLGLRTSPYAAGTLLKDSDFGSDLVIGVLDTGIWPERESFNDHGIIGPLPSKWKGECTRGFPCNNKVIGARYFIQGYEASSGKMNSTSEFRSPRDSDGHGTHTASIAAGRYVYPASTMGYAEGVAAGMAAKARLAVYKVCWNTGCYDSDILKAFDTAVSDGVDVISLSVGGAVVPYYLDAIAIAAFGASANGVFVSASAGNGGPGGQSVTNVAPWVTTVGAGSIDRDFPAEVLLGNGRIIHGVSVYSGPGLEPGKYYPIVYAGINQDEGVGGEGYSASLCLDGSLDPSLVKGKIVLCDRGINSRVAKGEVVKEAGGVGMIIANGVFDGEGLVADCHVLPATAVGSVNGDVIRKYISDSIKSTPIATILFHGTRVGVRPAPVVAAFSARGPNPETPEILKPDVIAPGLNILASWPDRIGPTGLGMDKRGSEFNILSGTSMACPHVSGLAALLKAAHPDWSPAAIRSALMTTAYTVDNTGEMMRDESSGKEATVMDFGAGHVNPQKAMDPGLVYDISTYDYIDFLCNSNYTVSNIETITRKKADCLGARRAGHVGNLNYPSISMVFQQYGQHKMSSHSIRIATNVGDPNSVYKVSIHPPTGTLVSVEPKQLVFRRVGQKLNYLVRVEVLAVKLSAGSSITRSGAIIWSDGKHNVTSPLIVTMQQPL; this is translated from the exons ATGCTAACTTCAACACATCTCCATTTCCTCATCACATTCATACTCCAATTATCCTTCTTAACCACAATCAACACCTTCCCAACCTCTTCAAAACTTGAACAAAGAACCTTCATAATCCAAGTAAACCACCTTACAAAACCCTTAATATTCAGAACACACCACCATTGGTACCAATCCACCCTCAACTCCCTCGACTCCGCCAACGTAAAAACCCTCCTACACACCTACTCTACCATCTTCCATGGCTTCTCGGCCCGGTTAACCAATTCCGAAGCCAATAAACTATCCAAATTACCCTACATTATCACCCTCATTCCCGAACAAGTACGCGCCACACACACGACTCGCTCCCCTCAATTCCTAGGTCTTCGAACTTCGCCTTACGCTGCAGGGACTTTGTTGAAGGACTCTGACTTTGGTTCTGACCTTGTTATCGGAGTATTGGATACGGGTATTTGGCCCGAACGAGAGAGTTTTAATGATCATGGTATTATTGGACCTTTGCCTAGTAAATGGAAAGGTGAATGTACACGTGGGTTTCCTTGTAATAACAAGGTTATTGGTGCTAGGTACTTCATTCAAGGATATGAGGCCTCTAGTGGTAAAATGAATTCTACTTCCGAGTTCCGTTCGCCTCGCGATTCCGATGGTCATGGTACTCATACTGCCTCCATTGCTGCAggaag GTATGTATACCCGGCGTCGACGATGGGGTACGCAGAAGGAGTGGCAGCGGGGATGGCGGCGAAAGCAAGACTGGCAGTGTACAAGGTATGCTGGAACACAGGCTGCTATGATTCAGACATACTAAAGGCATTCGACACGGCAGTGTCGGATGGTGTAGATGTCATTTCACTGTCGGTAGGCGGGGCAGTAGTCCCGTACTACCTCGACGCCATTGCGATTGCTGCCTTTGGGGCATCAGCCAATGGCGTCTTTGTCTCGGCCTCGGCCGGAAATGGTGGACCCGGGGGGCAGTCAGTAACTAATGTGGCCCCCTGGGTGACGACCGTAGGAGCCGGGTCAATCGACCGGGATTTCCCGGCTGAAGTACTTTTAGGAAATGGTAGGATAATTCATGGTGTGAGTGTGTATAGTGGGCCTGGGCTTGAGCCCGGGAAATATTACCCAATTGTGTATGCGGGTATTAATCAAGACGAGGGTGTGGGCGGGGAAGGATACTCCGCTTCATTGTGTTTAGACGGGTCGCTTGACCCGAGTTTGGTGAAGGGAAAGATTGTGTTGTGTGATAGAGGGATTAATTCAAGGGTTGCTAAGGGTGAGGTTGTTAAAGAGGCTGGAGGTGTGGGAATGATTATTGCTAATGGTGTCTTTGATGGAGAAGGATTAGTAGCTGATTGTCATGTGTTGCCTGCCACAGCTGTCGGTTCCGTAAACGGAGATGTTATTCGGAAATATATCTCGGATTCGATTAAATCGACTCCGATTGCTACGATTTTATTCCACGGGACGAGAGTCGGTGTTCGGCCGGCACCCGTGGTAGCCGCTTTCTCGGCTCGAGGACCCAATCCCGAGACCCCTGAGATACTCAAGCCGGACGTGATTGCGCCCGGCTTGAATATCTTGGCGTCCTGGCCCGACCGAATTGGTCCAACGGGACTCGGGATGGATAAGAGGGGATCCGAGTTTAATATCTTGTCGGGTACATCGATGGCGTGCCCACACGTGTCGGGTCTTGCAGCTTTATTGAAGGCGGCCCACCCGGATTGGAGCCCTGCTGCAATCCGGTCGGCTCTCATGACCACAGCGTACACGGTGGATAACACGGGTGAGATGATGAGAGACGAGTCGAGTGGAAAAGAGGCGACGGTGATGGATTTTGGTGCCGGTCATGTGAACCCACAGAAGGCCATGGATCCAGGACTGGTGTATGACATTTCCACCTATGATTATATAGATTTCCTATGCAATTCCAACTATACTGTAAGCAACATAGAGACAATAACCCGAAAAAAAGCCGACTGCCTAGGTGCGAGACGCGCAGGCCATGTCGGTAACTTGAATTACCCGTCCATATCAATGGTTTTTCAACAGTATGGACAACATAAGATGTCTAGTCACTCTATCAGAATAGCTACAAATGTTGGGGATCCAAACTCTGTATATAAGGTCTCAATCCACCCGCCGACGGGTACACTTGTATCCGTAGAGCCAAAGCAGCTCGTGTTTAGACGGGTCGGTCAGAAACTCAATTACTTGGTTCGTGTCGAGGTTTTGGCCGTAAAATTATCAGCAGGGTCCTCTATAACAAGAAGTGGTGCAATTATATGGTCTGATGGAAAGCATAATGTTACTAGTCCCTTAATAGTGACTATGCAGCAGCCTTTGTAG